In Candidatus Scalindua japonica, a single genomic region encodes these proteins:
- a CDS encoding ABC transporter permease → MRNVTTIFQREILSYFYSPIAYVVISVFLIASGFFFAGNLQFWQEASLKGSLDSIQFFLLLLTPVITMKLFSDESKSGTMETLMTSPVTDFDVVFGKFLAALSLYTVMILPTWIYVLFLSIFGNPDFGPIFSSYIGLILMGGLFVSIGLLVSSLTKNQVVAAVIGIVSLIILWVIGFLSTYGDGWFYEALRYIGTYDHWSSFTKGIVDTRDVIYYLSFTALLLFITVRNVESRKWR, encoded by the coding sequence ATGCGTAACGTAACTACTATATTTCAACGAGAAATTTTATCTTACTTCTATTCACCTATTGCATACGTAGTGATTTCTGTATTCCTTATTGCATCCGGGTTCTTTTTTGCGGGAAATTTACAATTCTGGCAGGAAGCTTCCCTTAAGGGAAGCCTGGATTCAATTCAATTTTTTCTTCTGTTGCTTACACCCGTGATTACTATGAAACTTTTTTCGGATGAGTCTAAGTCAGGAACTATGGAGACTCTCATGACTTCTCCGGTAACAGATTTTGATGTAGTGTTTGGTAAATTTCTTGCAGCCTTAAGCCTGTACACTGTGATGATCCTTCCTACATGGATATATGTATTATTCCTGTCTATATTTGGAAACCCGGACTTCGGGCCAATATTTTCGAGCTATATTGGGCTGATACTTATGGGTGGACTTTTTGTATCTATTGGCTTACTTGTATCATCGTTAACGAAGAATCAGGTTGTTGCTGCAGTTATAGGCATAGTTTCATTAATAATTCTCTGGGTAATTGGTTTTCTAAGTACTTACGGTGATGGCTGGTTTTACGAAGCCCTGAGATATATTGGAACTTATGACCATTGGTCATCCTTTACAAAAGGTATTGTGGATACCAGGGATGTAATATACTATTTAAGTTTTACGGCATTACTTTTGTTTATAACAGTACGAAATGTTGAGAGTAGAAAATGGAGGTAG